TGACTTCCAAGGATGCCCGTGCCGCCACCTCCTCCGCTCAGTTCATCGTCTCCGTCGCTGCCATCGAACTGCCCCGCAATGAGTGGCCGGAACTCATGAACACCCTCGTTCAGAACGTCGCTACCGGCTCCGATCAACTCAAGCAGGCCTCCCTGATCACCATTGGGTATATCTGCGAATCCCAGGACCCCGAGCTCCGGGAAAGCTTGGCTGCCCAGTCTAATGCCATCCTCACCGCCGTCGTCCAGGGTGCCCGTCGCGAGGAGCCCAACATGGACGTGCGGAATGCCGCCATGACCGCTCTGGGTGATTCTATCGACTTTGTTCGGACCAACATGGAGAATGAGGGTGAGCGGAATTACATCATGCAGGTTGTCTGCGAGGCTACCCAGGCCGACGATCTCCGTGTCCAGGCCGGTGCCTTTGGCTGTCTCAACCGTATCATGGGCTCGTACTACGAGAAGATGCGCTTCTACATGGAGAAGGCTCTGTTTGGTCTCAGCATTATGGGTATGAagagcgaggaggaggatgttgcCAAGCTTGCCATTGAATTCTGGTGCACAGTCTGTGAAGAGGAAATTGCGATCGAGGATGACAATGCTGCGGCTCAGGCCGAAGGTGTTACTGACATCCGTCCCTTCTTTGGCTTTGCTCGTGTCGCATGCAGAGAGGTTGTCCCCGTCCTCTTGCAGGACATGTGCAAGCAGGATGAGGACGCTGGCGAGGACGAGTACAACATCGCCCGCGCTTCCTACCAGGCACTGCAGCTCTACGCTCAGTGTGTCCAGGGTGAGGTGATGCAGCCCGTTCTGCAGTTTGTCGAGGAGAACATTCGCAATGAAGACTGGCGCCGTCGTGATGCCGCCGTTGCTGCCTTCGGTGCCATCATGGACGGTCCCGACCCCAAGATCCTGGAGCCCCTGATCAAGCAGGCGCTTGGCGTTCTCATTGGTATGATGGAGGACAGCTCCGTCCAGGTTCGCGACTCGGCTGCTTTCGCCTTGGGTCGTGTGTGCGACTTCTGCTCTGAGACCCTCGACCCCGAGGTTCACCTCCAGCCCCTGATCTCTTGCCTCTTCAATGGTCTTGCCAGCACTCCCAAGATTGCCAGCTCCTGCTGCTGGGCTTTGATGAACGTTGCCGACCGCTTCGCCGGTGAAATTGGCGCTCAGACCAACCCTCTTTCGCGGCACTTCGAGGAGAGCGTCAAGTCTCTTCTTACTCTCACTGAGAGACAGGATGCTGACAACCAGCTCCGCACTGCTGGATACGAAGTTCTCAACTCTTTCGTCACAAATGCTGCCAACGACAGCCTGCCCATGGTTGCCACTCTGTCGGATGTCATGCTCCAGCGTCTCGAGCAGACTGTTCCCATGCAGACCCAGGTTGTCAGCGTCGAGGACCGCATCACCCTGGAAGAGATGCAGACTAGCTTGGTTAGTGTCGTTCTTGCCATCGTTCAGCGTCTCGAAACGGAGATCAAGCCCCAGGCCGACCGCATCATGCACGCCATGCTCCAGGTTCTCACTACCGTTCCTCCCAAGTCGAGTGTTCCTGATGTTGTGTTCGCTACCATTGGTGCTATTGCTGGCGCTCTCGAGGAAGACTTCGTCAAGTACATGGAGCCCTTCAGTCCCTTCCTGTACAACGCTCTTGGCAACCAGGAGGAGCTTGGTCTCTGCTCCATGGCCATTGGCTTGGTTAGCGACATTGCACGCGCATTGAACGAGAAGGTCCAGCCCTTCTGCGACACCTTCATGAACCACCTGCTCAACAACCTCAGAAGCACCGCCAACCAGCTCAAGCCCGCCATTCTCGAGACATTTGGCGACATTGCCCAGGCTATCGGAACTCAGTTCGACACCTACCTGCCTGTCGTTGCCCAGGTTCTCCAGCAGGCCTCTACCGTTACCACCAGCAACGATATCACCATTGAGATGCTCGACTACATTATCTCTCTCCGTGAGGGTATCATGGATGCCTGGGGTGGTATCCTCCTGTCCTACAAGGGCACTCCTCAGGTAGCCCAACTGCAGCCCTTCGTCGAGTCGATTTTCCAGCTTCTTCACATCATCTCGCAAGACCCTGGCAGCCGGAGCGAGGGATTGATGAGAGCCTCCATGGGTGTTATTGGTGACCTTGTTGATGCCTACCCTAACGGCGAGTTTGCTGGCTTCTTCCGCCAGGACTGGGTCACCGCCCTGGTTCGGGAGACAAGGACAAGCCGCGAGTATGGTCCCCGCACCATTGACACTGCTCGGTGGGCTCGCGAGCAAGTCAAGCGCCAGATCAACATCGCCACTGCTGCCATGTCATAAAAGCATTTCAATCGACTTTTCCGTGATTGATTGCTGTTCCTGAGCCAGCTCCCCGTGCAACACGCCACGTGCATCGAGTGTTCCGGATGGAAGCGAGGCCGTTGATGGACAGCTCCATTCGCCTGTAGGTGATATACGGACACATGGACGTGGTGTCACCGGTTGATTGCATTGCCAGGCCGCTTTTGCGGCATTGAATTTCGGCATACCCCAACACTACCCCAGTCGAAATCACCCTTCCGCCTTATCGCCCACTCTCGATCTTAGCACTGCAATCCCCCCTTACGTATCGCCCCTCTCCCCCGTCACACGTCGCCTCCCCTCTCCCTTCCCCCATCCACCTTCCAGGTACCTTCTAGGCACTTTTCCTAGTCGAACCTCCCCTTCGCATTTTCCCAAGGAAGTTTATctctttatcttcatttgatttcttttctcatCCTTATTATTACTATtcggtttttctttttcttcatctgTTCGGTCCGTGTCTTTTTTGGTTTTCCTTTTTACGTCGGTTAATTTAGACGGTTTTGTTTGTGATAGCGTTGCGATGGTACAGATAGTCATGTATGCCCCAAGAAGTCATGTAAACTTGCTTTGAATTTGAAGAGAGAATGAAAGATACTCATTTGCTATGACATTGGTCTTTTGTATGAGGTGATTTTAAATAAACAGATGCGTTGCTGTCATTCCGTCGGTAAATGGTGGTCGAGATGCCATAGCCCAGTTTTGTGGTTATCAGGTCGTCCAGGGATATCTGCTCTGATGCTTCGAAGCTAGCCTCTTTATTAGTACACTCATGAaagaaaacagaacaacCCAAAAACTCGAAAATGCATCAACAATCGAGGTGAAATACCTATAATCCTTAGCTAAACTCTTAAATCGACTCCTCCCAAGCGGTACACAAGAAACGGCACCCTTCTCGTAGAGTTTTGTTGATACTCTGGTGCGCATAGTGTGACGTCAGAAAAATGGGAATGATAAAGACAAGAAAGGATAGAATAGAATACAAAAGGGAGGAGGTAGACAGTACAGGGTATCGATGTGATGGTAGTGCTCTGCGAAGCCGTAGTCCTCGAATTCGGCCGTGAAGATCTTTGAGGATAGTTAGGTGTGAGGATGAGTGTGAGTGAATGAGGAGGGGCTTGCTTTTAGTCGGATTTGAAGGGGGAAAGAAGGGAGGGAAGATGGACATACGTAAGTAGGCATCTTGATCATTGGTATTGCTTTTTTCGGTGCTTTTTCTACTGGGCTTTCAGGGAATCGAAATGAAGTGGTTTCAGAGAAGTGTTCTATATAGGTATCTATATAATTTATATCTTGGGCATACGCATGACACCATCTGAGTTAGGTGAGGCTGGGCTACGTGGCAATGCAGGTATTTGCTGGACTGGGACTGGCGTTTGCTGGATGGTGACAATGCGTGTAAGAGCATGCTGTAGACTCCTGTCGAGTGGAGAGGAGGTTTTTATGAGGATATACCTGGCCGGATGGGGATGGGATTGGTGGGTTTTGTTAAATGGGGAAATATGGGGTAAGAGATATTCAATGAAGACGAGCGTCAATACATTTAGGGCTATCccatcctccatctcttgCACATATGGACCTCACGGGGACAGCCTGAATATACAGTACTCTCCTCTGCCTACTCAACCTGCTGAATAGTAGTCGAGATACCCTCTCCCAGTTTTACAGCCCGCAGGACTTCCAACGAGATGTTCTCGGGTGCTCCGAAACTGGATTCTGTTCAGCATTCAAAGAACAAATAACCCGAATAGTATACTTGGGGAGAACTAGTGCCAAACGTACTAAATCACCTGAACAAGAGGCCAATCATGTAGATTTTCGAAAATCTGGCCAAACTTCATGGCGCCCACGGCGCCGTATTTGGCCTTTACCTTGGTGTTTGTTAGACTAGCTGATACTGAAAGGTGGTGATTTGGAGTGAGCGGACAGGCCCCTAACGCGATAGTAGCGTTGATCAACGGGGTCGGTGTTGGTGTCGAATATTATGTAGAGTCTCTGGATTGTATGTAGATTGTCAGTGTTATATTGGTATAGAAGGGAGCCAGATTCAACGAACGTATTTGCGCATTTCGAACGATGATCTGGGGTTTACGTTTGCAG
This Aspergillus chevalieri M1 DNA, chromosome 3, nearly complete sequence DNA region includes the following protein-coding sequences:
- the KAP95 gene encoding karyopherin beta (BUSCO:EOG09260HMA;~COG:U,Y;~EggNog:ENOG410PFHH;~InterPro:IPR016024,IPR011989,IPR040122,IPR001494;~PFAM:PF13513,PF02985,PF03810;~go_function: GO:0008536 - Ran GTPase binding [Evidence IEA];~go_process: GO:0006606 - protein import into nucleus [Evidence IEA];~go_process: GO:0006886 - intracellular protein transport [Evidence IEA]) produces the protein MDVTQVLASTLSPDAATRTNAEQQLLHAAEVDFAGYLTTLGQELANEASQPHIRTAAGLALKNAFTSRDLATLREVQGRWIQQISPEIKTQVKELALKTLTSKDARAATSSAQFIVSVAAIELPRNEWPELMNTLVQNVATGSDQLKQASLITIGYICESQDPELRESLAAQSNAILTAVVQGARREEPNMDVRNAAMTALGDSIDFVRTNMENEGERNYIMQVVCEATQADDLRVQAGAFGCLNRIMGSYYEKMRFYMEKALFGLSIMGMKSEEEDVAKLAIEFWCTVCEEEIAIEDDNAAAQAEGVTDIRPFFGFARVACREVVPVLLQDMCKQDEDAGEDEYNIARASYQALQLYAQCVQGEVMQPVLQFVEENIRNEDWRRRDAAVAAFGAIMDGPDPKILEPLIKQALGVLIGMMEDSSVQVRDSAAFALGRVCDFCSETLDPEVHLQPLISCLFNGLASTPKIASSCCWALMNVADRFAGEIGAQTNPLSRHFEESVKSLLTLTERQDADNQLRTAGYEVLNSFVTNAANDSLPMVATLSDVMLQRLEQTVPMQTQVVSVEDRITLEEMQTSLVSVVLAIVQRLETEIKPQADRIMHAMLQVLTTVPPKSSVPDVVFATIGAIAGALEEDFVKYMEPFSPFLYNALGNQEELGLCSMAIGLVSDIARALNEKVQPFCDTFMNHLLNNLRSTANQLKPAILETFGDIAQAIGTQFDTYLPVVAQVLQQASTVTTSNDITIEMLDYIISLREGIMDAWGGILLSYKGTPQVAQLQPFVESIFQLLHIISQDPGSRSEGLMRASMGVIGDLVDAYPNGEFAGFFRQDWVTALVRETRTSREYGPRTIDTARWAREQVKRQINIATAAMS